From a region of the Eretmochelys imbricata isolate rEreImb1 chromosome 6, rEreImb1.hap1, whole genome shotgun sequence genome:
- the LOC144266995 gene encoding olfactory receptor 5G9-like, with product MGNHSEVTEFILSGLTDCPELQVPLFVVFLLIYGISLVGNRGMIFLITIDPRLHTPMYFFLRNLSFCDLCLSLIISPKMLLNFLAERKSISYTACTVQMYLSFIFGDVECLLLAVMAYDRYVAICNPLLYTVSMSRQLCKQLVAGVYTVGVVDSMIYTCCTFRLSFCSSNIINHFFCDVLPVLVLSCSDTRINEIVMFASMSCIQVISFVTVLLSYVYIISTILQIRSAEGRRKAFSTCTFHLTTVVLSFGTLLFIYLRPASSYSMDTDKVASVFYTLVIPMLKALIYSLRNM from the coding sequence ATGGGAAATCACTCGGaggtgactgagttcattctGTCAGGACTGACAGATTGTCCGGAGCTGCAGGTCCCTCTCTTTGTGGTATTCCTATTGATTTATGGTATCTCCCTGGTGGGGAATAGGGGGATGATCTTCTTAATAACGATTGATCCccgactccacacccccatgtactttttcctcaggaatttgtctttctgtgacctctgcctttccttgataatttcccctaagatgctgctgaatttcttagccgagaggaaaagcatttcttacaCTGCCTGCACTGTGCAAATGTATCTCTCTTTCATTTTTGGAGATGTTGAatgcctcttgctggctgtgatggcatatgaccgttatgtggccatctgtaacccgctgctctatacggtcagcatgtccaggcagctttgtaaacagctggtggctggggtgtacACTGTGGGGGTGGTGGATTCAATGATATACACGTGTTGTACATttcggctgtcattctgcagctccaacatcatcaatcatttcttctgtgacgtcCTCCCAGTGTTGGTgctctcctgttctgacacccgcatcaatgagattgtgatgtTTGCTTCCATGAGCTGCATTCAAGTGATcagctttgtgactgtcctcctctcctatgtctatatcatctccaccatcctgcagatccgcTCTGCTGAGGGCCggcgcaaagccttctccacctgcactttccacttAACCACTGTGGTCCTGTCTTTTGGCACCCTCCTCTTCATATATTTGCGTCCCgcctccagctattccatggacacAGATAAAGTGGCCTCAGTGTTTTACACgctggtgatccccatgttgaaagccctcatctacagcctgaggaacatgTAG